From the Thamnophis elegans isolate rThaEle1 chromosome 16, rThaEle1.pri, whole genome shotgun sequence genome, the window ttcctggattttccggaggggaggggcataaaggttggaggtcggctcgtgtggaagaaaaaatggtggcaaaagtttctttgaaaaatatttccctgactaatttcaccattttaatttgatcagttctttgtattaacatctacatcattctggattgacttgtgcctgctggtaagtgagctgtggttttttcttttatttttttaatgtattttaaaataatattttatttattgtgcatagaattttttaaaatagctttattttgtgtggattctttttttaaaattgtcttagacaattTAATtgagattctatccaaaatacaaaatatcagctgcagttattcacttaagaactgtggcaagaaaggtggtatagtgaccaaagttacaatggcattgaaaaaagtgactgatgaccatttttcacacagtgaccattttcacacttagcgaccgttgcagcatcctcatggtcacgtaatcaaaatgttgatgtttggcaagagttacaatttatatttgtaaattgtagttatgttgaaataaaaaaaattacaatactatttttgcgttatatttttgttgctccgtataaaatttttaatcaagccccccacccccgtcccggtcaaaggtgtccctctttaccaatctgaaaatctggtcactttaccctTCCCGCCTGGCTGctcctaaagtccccgccatccCCATTGGTGactccgtcccccccccccccgtcagccGGAAGCGGTAGCTGCCGCTACCGGAAGTTACGTCCCGGCTTCCCTTTCCGAGCTCTGCGGTTGGCCCGAGTGCGCCGTCCCGGAAGTGCGTCATTGCGGGGCCGGCGGTGCGATGGCGGCTGAGGGAGACGTCGAGCTGGAACTGGAGGCCGAGCCCAACGGCTCCGCGGTCGGCGGGGATGGCGCCGGTGGGCGCCTGGCTGAGAAGCCGCGGAAACACGACAGCGGCGCGGCGGATCTAGAGCGCGTGaccgactacgcggaggagaagGAGATCCAGAGCTCCAACCTGGAAACGGTGCGGGGCGGTGGGGAGAAGAAAAGGTTTCCAGCACCGTGGGGCTTTCCCGCTGCCTCCGAGAAGCGCCCCGCGTGGCCGCTCGTTGCTCTAGGTCTAGGCAGCCGGCCTtacatttccttctcttctctttgaatGGCCCAGAAACATTGATTTTTCTTGGGCTGCATTCATGTGGATTGGAAGATTACTTTCCCCTCAAACTAATTTCAAGTTCTGTCCATATTCCCACGGGTTAAAAAGTAACCTGTAACTATCTGTTCACCCACAGCGATGTAGATGAGGTTAATTCATACTTCTCGACGCACAATCTATCCCATAATTAAGCCTTTAATTCTCTACATCACCCCTGCATtcaaatttatttaatttctgtaGTGCCCAACTCAACTAattctgggtagcttacaattctaaaattgtaaaaataaaataaaaaataaacattaataaaaTCTAATATTATTAGATTTACATATTAACACAACATCTGTGCCCTTCTGTGTCTTTTATGGTTTTAATACATGGTGTTTGCCATGTTCTTTTAAATTTATCATTATTTAGAAACATTACTGTTTTAGACAAACCTAAGTATTTTATCTAAATATGTAAATTACAAGTCACAATATGCCATGTTTTTAGCTGGCTTTATAGCATGTTTTAGACTTCTGCTCCCACGTAACGACATTGCAAATTTTAATATTATGCTGTTGCTCCAGAAATCTTTGGAGTTTGGGATTTTACTACCTATATAAATCTGACCGTTGTAATTTATCTGAGTAATCAGATTGTTTTTTTGGAGTACTCTTACACAAGAATTCtgcagaataaaattattttattccttGACTCAGGTTTATTGGAACTCCTGCTGTGCATGGAGTCCACACTACCCTTCTGCAGTTTCAAGTGATTCCACAATGAAGAACCCCTGAAAAGAAAGagttcaaaacaatttaaaaactttttgaTGTGAAACTTTATATAATGCCTGCTGCATAATCTGTTTTTATATATGCAAACTTTTCATTTCTCTaagttttccttttgttttgattttcctAGGCCATGTCAGTGATAGGAGACCGAAGGTCTAGAGAGCAGAAAGCAAAGCAGGAGCGGTGAGTGCTTGAACAGTTCCAAACTTCTGTTCCCAAAGAGCAGCATGGGGCTTATAGGTATAAAACTACAGAATTAACTGATTTCCAAGATGGAAATCATGGCTGCGAGTTTAAGGGTGGTAGTGAACACATCAAGAGAGTGGAATATTATTTCCCAGGCAAATGCAAATCCTATCACTATACCTGTCTTGACAGTAGTTGGAAAACTCAGGAAGATTGGCATGTTCTTTGATAACTTCttaaggtcttctgcttgggcagggtgggtgggtggggaggaccaaaagacctacaaggtcccttctaactctgttaaacTGAGATGTTTTCTATAGCCTTTACTAAACTATCATATAATTTCCCTTTTAGAAAAATTTGTTCAAAATTCATTTGAAATGAACTTGGCATTAAAAACTGTTCTTATTGTTTGAGCTTACTTGCCATAGCTGAAATAAATCTGTTTTAATGTCTGATAATGTCTGGGGGTTCTTTGCTATTGGAAGACCAATCCTGGGCTTTTTGGGGGTTCTGTTATATAGGCAGTATTAATCTGTTATGTTCTCTCTGGCATACTTGTATGAAAAAGAGGGGCCAGAAGGACTGTACTATTGTCTGGATGAATATAATCCTGAGCCATTTCTCTTTGTTGTAGAGAAAAAGAGCTGGCAAAAGTCACCATCAAGAAAGAGGATCTGGAATTGATTGTAAGTCTAGCATAGAACTAACAAGTTGGCTTGACTTTAATAGAGGTATTTGATATCTCAGAAAGGTCTGTGTGGATACCTGCAACTTGTACTGGCTAAAAATtaccttctctcttctttttagaTGAATGAGATGGAGATATCTAGGGCAGCAGCAGAACGCAGCTTACGAGAACACATGGGCAATGTGGTAGATGCACTAATCACTCTTACCAATTGAGAACTCTATGCTGGGGGCCTACATGATATTTTGAAGTTATTAAATAAAAGTGTGATTTTCTAACTCACTGTGTTATAGATTGATCCAGATTAACCAGTTGTCTTCCCCCAATTAACTGAAAAGTGTTATGTTTTTAACTATACTCTTCAAGAATTTTACTGAACTCCACATTTTCTACATATGCAATTTTTAATTGAAGAAATGCAttaaagaaaatcagaaaaaggCTATCAGATTCTTGTGACTGATCTTTTCAAGGTAAAGAGGAACATCTGGAGATaggaaaaataaactttattCCCAACTTTTATCATTACTTGTACCCTTTTTAGTGGTGATTTACCAAATTCAGTGGGGCCAGACCACCGCCTGTTTCCCAAACTGCAGCTAAAAAAAA encodes:
- the HYPK gene encoding huntingtin-interacting protein K codes for the protein MAAEGDVELELEAEPNGSAVGGDGAGGRLAEKPRKHDSGAADLERVTDYAEEKEIQSSNLETAMSVIGDRRSREQKAKQEREKELAKVTIKKEDLELIMNEMEISRAAAERSLREHMGNVVDALITLTN